One window of the Eucalyptus grandis isolate ANBG69807.140 chromosome 6, ASM1654582v1, whole genome shotgun sequence genome contains the following:
- the LOC104448065 gene encoding probable strigolactone esterase DAD2: MGNILLEALNVRVVGSGERFLVLAHGFGTDQSAWQRILPFFTPHYRVILYDLVCAGSVNPDYFDFRRYTSLDAYVDDLLNILDALSVDRCAYVGHSFSAMIGILASIRRPELFTKLILIGASPRFLNDKDYHGGFELGEIEKVFSAMEANYEAWVNGFAPLAVGADVPAAVQEFSRTLFNMRPDISLFVSRTVFNSDLRGVLGLVRVPCCIVQTAKDVSVPASVAAYLKNHLGGRNTVEMLNIEGHLPHLSAPGLLAQVLRRALR, translated from the exons ATGGGCAACATCCTCTTGGAGGCACTGAACGTGCGCGTGGTCGGCTCCGGCGAGCGGTTCCTGGTGCTGGCCCACGGGTTCGGCACCGACCAGTCGGCGTGGCAGCGCATCCTCCCCTTCTTCACCCCGCACTACCGCGTCATCCTCTACGACCTCGTGTGCGCCGGCAGCGTCAACCCGGACTACTTCGACTTCCGCCGCTACACCTCCCTCGACGCCTACGTCGACGACCTCCTCAACATCCTCGACGCCCTCTCCGTCGACCGCTGCGCCTACGTCGGTCACTCCTTCTCCGCCATGATCGGCATCCTCGCCTCCATCCGCCGCCCCGAGCTCTTCACCAAACTCATCCTAATCGGGGCTTCCCCGAG GTTCTTGAATGACAAGGACTACCACGGAGGGTTCGAGCTAGGGGAGATCGAGAAGGTGTTCTCGGCGATGGAGGCGAACTACGAGGCGTGGGTGAACGGCTTCGCGCCGCTGGCGGTCGGGGCGGACGTGCCGGCGGCGGTGCAGGAGTTCAGCCGCACGCTCTTCAACATGAGGCCCGACATCTCGCTGTTCGTGTCGCGCACCGTGTTCAACAGCGACCTGCGCGGGGTGCTGGGCCTCGTCCGCGTCCCCTGCTGCATCGTCCAGACCGCGAAGGACGTCTCAGTGCCGGCGTCCGTGGCGGCTTACCTCAAGAACCACCTCGGCGGGCGGAACACGGTGGAGATGCTCAACATCGAGGGCCACCTGCCGCACCTCTCCGCGCCGGGGCTGCTGGCGCAGGTCCTCCGGCGCGCCCTCCGGTGa